One genomic window of Acidobacteriota bacterium includes the following:
- a CDS encoding serine hydrolase, whose translation MNLKLRHLLSVFFLSCGMAIAAAAQKWDTPGIDSAMNEAMKFWQTPGAAIVVVKGDQIIFIKGYGVRDLKTKESVTPDTVFAIGSTTKAFTTAAMAMLVDEGKMSWDDPVRKHVPYFRLSDPLANENVTMRDIVTHRTGLIRHDLLWYGSPWSRDEIVRRIGFVPLTYGFRTTFQYQNIMFLTAGLAVGNASSLSWEEFIQRRIFDPLGMKSASLSTSIAEKSPDHATPHLKRGATIEPMPWRNIDNVAPAGSINASVRDLSNWLQLQLNEGVVDGKRLISSANVREMHTPQMVIRNEGRWQLFFPPSETSQLSYGLGWFINDYRGRKLVMHGGTIDGFRASIVLVPSSKLGVAVLTNLNGTQMPEAVCYSVVDLLEALPKRDWNGYISEQAKQLEAEATQAFLTRLGARKKDTKPSRELAAYAGTYEDAAYGKADISLLDGGLVLNWSSFNAKLQHFHFDTFSILEPRLATEQVQFQLGADGEVSGLNFQGIRFQKKSK comes from the coding sequence ATGAATCTGAAGCTTCGTCATTTGCTATCGGTATTTTTTCTGTCGTGTGGGATGGCGATTGCCGCGGCAGCTCAGAAGTGGGATACGCCGGGAATTGATTCCGCGATGAACGAAGCCATGAAGTTCTGGCAAACGCCCGGCGCAGCCATCGTCGTCGTCAAAGGCGATCAGATCATCTTTATCAAAGGCTATGGCGTGCGCGATCTGAAAACCAAAGAGTCGGTCACGCCCGACACGGTGTTTGCCATCGGTTCGACGACCAAGGCGTTCACCACCGCCGCAATGGCGATGCTGGTGGATGAAGGCAAAATGAGTTGGGACGATCCGGTCAGAAAACATGTGCCGTACTTTCGGTTGAGCGATCCGTTGGCCAATGAAAACGTCACGATGCGCGACATTGTCACACATCGCACGGGGCTGATTCGTCACGATTTGCTGTGGTACGGCTCGCCGTGGAGCAGGGATGAAATCGTTCGTCGCATTGGCTTTGTTCCGTTGACTTACGGGTTCCGCACGACGTTTCAATATCAGAACATCATGTTTTTGACCGCCGGGTTGGCCGTCGGCAACGCATCGAGTTTAAGCTGGGAAGAGTTTATTCAGCGCCGAATCTTCGATCCGCTGGGAATGAAATCGGCCAGCCTGAGCACTTCCATCGCTGAAAAGTCACCGGATCACGCGACGCCGCATCTGAAGCGCGGCGCGACGATTGAACCCATGCCGTGGCGAAACATTGACAACGTCGCTCCGGCGGGTTCAATCAATGCCAGCGTCCGCGATTTATCGAACTGGCTTCAATTGCAACTGAACGAAGGTGTGGTTGACGGTAAACGGCTGATTTCCTCCGCAAACGTCCGAGAAATGCACACGCCGCAGATGGTCATCCGCAACGAAGGCCGCTGGCAATTATTCTTTCCTCCGTCCGAAACCTCGCAACTGAGTTACGGGCTTGGATGGTTCATCAATGATTACCGAGGCCGAAAACTGGTGATGCACGGCGGAACGATTGACGGATTCCGCGCCAGCATCGTGCTCGTACCCAGTTCAAAGCTCGGCGTCGCCGTGCTGACAAATCTGAACGGCACACAGATGCCCGAAGCGGTTTGTTACAGCGTCGTGGATTTGCTGGAAGCGCTGCCGAAAAGGGACTGGAACGGGTACATCTCGGAACAGGCAAAACAACTCGAGGCCGAAGCCACCCAGGCTTTCCTAACTCGATTGGGAGCCAGAAAGAAAGACACCAAACCTTCGCGCGAGCTTGCGGCTTATGCGGGGACGTATGAAGATGCGGCGTACGGAAAAGCCGACATCTCTCTGCTTGACGGCGGGTTGGTTTTGAATTGGAGCAGTTTCAACGCCAAACTTCAGCATTTCCATTTCGACACATTTTCGATTCTGGAACCGCGTCTGGCCACAGAGCAGGTGCAATTCCAGCTTGGCGCGGATGGCGAAGTAAGCGGGCTGAATTTTCAGGGAATTCGATTTCAGAAAAAATCTAAATGA
- a CDS encoding DinB family protein — MRAFKQLTRLLIVFGICVFCNAVLAADEGKVSTEERAKVIKLLKDSQAETLAALEKLSDEQLKFKPAPERWSVIEVAEHILLAEGLLFGAVQRAIATAPNPDWEAKTKGKTEFLEDVLAGRKGKAQAPESIVPSGKLTRQELITKFREARAKTMKFTEETQVPLKAHTMDHPFPVFGTLNAYQWLIYIPLHNIRHNKQIAEVMADPNFPKK, encoded by the coding sequence ATGAGAGCATTTAAGCAATTGACACGATTACTGATCGTGTTTGGCATTTGCGTTTTCTGCAACGCCGTTTTGGCGGCTGATGAAGGAAAAGTCTCGACCGAAGAAAGGGCGAAAGTGATCAAACTGTTGAAAGATTCTCAAGCCGAAACGCTGGCCGCGCTGGAAAAACTCAGCGACGAACAATTGAAGTTCAAACCTGCGCCGGAGCGTTGGTCGGTTATCGAAGTCGCCGAACACATTTTGCTGGCCGAAGGATTGTTGTTCGGAGCGGTGCAACGAGCCATTGCCACGGCTCCGAATCCCGACTGGGAAGCCAAGACCAAGGGCAAAACGGAATTTCTGGAAGACGTTCTGGCAGGTCGCAAAGGCAAAGCGCAAGCGCCGGAAAGCATCGTTCCTTCCGGCAAGTTGACGCGCCAGGAATTGATCACCAAATTCAGGGAAGCGCGCGCCAAAACCATGAAGTTTACGGAAGAAACGCAAGTGCCACTCAAAGCGCACACGATGGATCATCCCTTTCCGGTTTTCGGCACTTTGAATGCGTATCAGTGGTTGATTTACATTCCGCTGCACAACATCCGCCACAACAAACAAATCGCCGAAGTGATGGCCGATCCGAATTTTCCGAAGAAATAA
- a CDS encoding HD domain-containing protein gives MSFTRMDQSTAADWMIIGGEVAKRQAQMSVVIKAMLKQLEDQVDGFSMNQLQHALQTATRAVRDGASEEMIVAALCHDIGKVISVINHPAIAAEILKPYVSNETYEIVRTHQDFQGKHYYQHFGMDTNLRQQHESQPWYPLAKKFTDEWDQAAFDPNYETLPLEYFEPMIDRVFSKELVRVAGK, from the coding sequence ATGTCTTTTACGCGAATGGATCAAAGCACCGCTGCCGATTGGATGATAATCGGCGGAGAAGTCGCCAAACGACAGGCGCAGATGTCCGTAGTAATCAAAGCAATGTTGAAACAGTTGGAAGATCAGGTAGACGGGTTTTCGATGAACCAGCTTCAGCATGCATTGCAGACGGCGACGCGCGCGGTTCGCGATGGCGCTTCGGAGGAAATGATTGTTGCCGCGCTTTGCCATGACATCGGCAAAGTCATTTCAGTCATCAATCATCCGGCCATCGCCGCGGAGATTTTGAAGCCGTATGTGTCGAACGAAACTTATGAAATCGTCCGCACACATCAGGACTTTCAAGGCAAACACTATTACCAGCATTTCGGGATGGATACGAATTTACGGCAACAGCACGAATCTCAGCCGTGGTACCCGCTCGCCAAAAAATTCACCGACGAATGGGATCAAGCCGCGTTCGATCCGAATTACGAAACGCTGCCGCTGGAATATTTCGAGCCGATGATTGATCGGGTGTTTTCAAAAGAACTGGTCAGAGTTGCGGGGAAGTAG
- a CDS encoding DHA2 family efflux MFS transporter permease subunit, protein MTEYTSEATVPAPVVTPEPWKPSFNPWLIAVAVMLATFMEVLDTTIVNVSLRHIAGNLAAGEDEATWVLTSYLVSNAIVLPASAWFSKFFGRKRFLMTCVVIFTLSSFLCGIATSLPILIFARVLQGVGGGALQPIANAVMLESFPPKKRGMAMAIYGLGVVVAPVIGPTLGGWITDNYSWRWVFYINVPIGIIALMMMSRFLEDPPYIKNAKPGRIDAIGFGLMALGLATLQIVLDKGQQDDWFEAAWIRWASVIAIAALVAFVIWELRAKDPIVNLRILHNRNFALGTMLITAMGIIAYAPMAILPQFLQGLLGYPAMNSGMALSPRGLGAMVGMPLVGLLISRVDSRALIATGFAMTAITCFLLGNLTLDVTGMHFVYPNVIQGIAMGLIFVPLTTTAMGTLKNEEIGNATGIFSLVRNIGAGVGISLVTTAVSRNTQAHQTTLAANFTQYNSVFQQKLQAMQHGLSLPQAYAAFNGMLVKQASLLAYVDTFRWMALGCLFCLPLVLLLKKAKSGGAIAAH, encoded by the coding sequence ATGACAGAATATACGAGTGAGGCAACGGTTCCCGCTCCTGTCGTAACGCCGGAGCCGTGGAAGCCGAGCTTCAATCCGTGGTTGATCGCGGTGGCCGTGATGTTGGCGACGTTTATGGAAGTGTTGGACACGACCATCGTCAACGTTTCGCTGCGGCACATTGCGGGCAATCTGGCCGCGGGCGAAGACGAAGCGACCTGGGTGCTGACCAGCTATCTGGTTTCCAACGCCATCGTGCTGCCGGCGAGCGCCTGGTTTTCTAAATTTTTCGGACGCAAACGCTTTTTGATGACCTGCGTGGTCATCTTCACGCTGTCTTCATTCCTGTGCGGCATTGCCACCAGTTTGCCGATTTTGATTTTCGCGCGCGTGCTGCAAGGCGTAGGCGGCGGCGCGCTGCAACCCATCGCCAACGCAGTCATGCTGGAATCCTTTCCGCCGAAAAAACGCGGCATGGCAATGGCGATTTATGGCTTGGGCGTGGTGGTTGCGCCAGTCATAGGGCCTACGCTGGGCGGTTGGATCACGGATAATTATTCGTGGCGCTGGGTGTTTTACATCAATGTTCCGATTGGGATCATCGCCCTGATGATGATGAGCCGCTTTCTGGAAGATCCGCCGTACATCAAAAATGCCAAACCTGGTCGTATTGACGCCATCGGTTTTGGGTTGATGGCGCTGGGGTTGGCGACGCTGCAAATCGTCCTGGACAAAGGACAGCAGGATGATTGGTTTGAAGCCGCCTGGATTCGCTGGGCATCAGTGATTGCAATTGCGGCGCTTGTCGCTTTCGTGATTTGGGAACTCCGCGCCAAAGACCCCATCGTCAACCTGCGCATTTTGCACAATCGCAACTTTGCGCTGGGCACGATGCTGATCACCGCCATGGGAATCATCGCCTATGCGCCAATGGCGATTTTGCCGCAATTTTTGCAAGGCTTGCTGGGCTATCCGGCGATGAACAGCGGCATGGCGCTCAGTCCGCGTGGATTGGGTGCAATGGTCGGAATGCCGCTGGTTGGGTTGCTGATCAGTCGCGTGGACAGCCGCGCGTTGATTGCCACAGGATTCGCGATGACGGCGATCACCTGCTTCCTGTTGGGCAATCTGACGCTGGATGTCACCGGAATGCACTTTGTTTATCCGAATGTGATTCAGGGAATTGCGATGGGCTTGATCTTCGTGCCGCTGACGACGACGGCGATGGGCACATTGAAAAATGAAGAGATTGGCAATGCGACGGGCATTTTCAGCCTGGTGCGCAACATCGGCGCGGGCGTAGGCATTTCGCTGGTGACGACCGCCGTTTCGCGCAACACGCAAGCCCACCAAACAACGTTGGCGGCGAACTTCACGCAGTACAACTCCGTCTTCCAACAGAAACTGCAGGCGATGCAGCACGGTTTGTCCTTGCCGCAAGCCTATGCCGCGTTCAACGGAATGCTGGTGAAACAGGCAAGTTTGCTGGCGTACGTGGACACATTCCGCTGGATGGCGCTGGGATGTTTGTTCTGTTTGCCGCTGGTGTTGCTGCTGAAAAAAGCCAAGTCAGGCGGCGCGATTGCCGCGCATTGA
- a CDS encoding HlyD family secretion protein: MSATIESLKLPSVVKRETKSDEPKPAMKEPEITEQKTPLFKRSIVKVALAIIALVLLTVGLRYYLHGRAYETTDNAFIEGSVVQLSPKVGGYVTSVAVKDNQHVNKGDLLLEIDSRDYENRLAQAKAQLQAAQARQKTAQMNVALTRATTSASVQQAAAGLNQARSNVQSREAQLNAYSNQVAKAQAQVTTQISNVAQARAQLTSAEAEAVRAHADAQRYQQLFTKDEVSRQQFDTAQAAARSSAAKVEAARAAVTSAQSLVAELQASERAAQETLRQAQSQVGESQAMVGEAAGKLAEANSAPQQIAVSRAQVDTASADIAEAEAAVAQAELDLSHTKIYAPEAGTVTKKGFAEGTLLAPGQPLLALVPDELYVIANFKETQLTLMRPGQPVEIKVDAYPGKVFAGKVQSIQAGSGAAFSLMPPENATGNYVKVVQRVPVKIVFTDPVDKTFPLGPGMSVEPEVKVK, translated from the coding sequence ATGTCTGCAACTATTGAATCACTGAAATTACCATCCGTCGTGAAACGCGAAACGAAATCAGACGAACCGAAACCAGCCATGAAGGAACCCGAAATCACGGAACAGAAAACGCCATTGTTCAAACGCTCGATCGTCAAAGTTGCGCTGGCAATCATCGCACTGGTACTGCTGACCGTCGGGCTTCGGTATTACCTGCACGGGCGCGCGTATGAAACAACCGACAACGCCTTCATCGAAGGTTCCGTTGTTCAGCTCAGTCCGAAAGTCGGCGGATACGTGACCAGCGTGGCAGTCAAAGACAACCAGCACGTAAACAAAGGCGACCTGTTGCTGGAAATTGATTCGCGCGATTACGAAAATCGGCTGGCCCAAGCCAAAGCGCAGTTGCAGGCCGCACAGGCTCGGCAAAAAACCGCGCAAATGAATGTCGCATTGACGCGCGCAACCACGTCGGCCAGCGTGCAACAGGCCGCCGCTGGGTTGAATCAGGCGCGCTCCAACGTGCAATCGCGCGAAGCGCAGTTGAATGCTTACAGCAATCAGGTCGCCAAAGCGCAAGCGCAGGTGACAACGCAAATCAGCAACGTCGCACAGGCCAGGGCACAACTCACGTCCGCCGAAGCCGAAGCCGTGCGCGCCCATGCAGACGCGCAACGCTATCAACAACTGTTTACCAAAGACGAAGTTTCGCGCCAGCAGTTCGACACCGCGCAGGCTGCGGCCAGAAGTTCCGCCGCGAAGGTCGAAGCCGCCAGAGCCGCCGTTACTAGCGCACAATCGCTGGTTGCGGAATTGCAGGCTTCGGAGCGCGCCGCGCAGGAAACCTTGCGCCAAGCGCAATCCCAAGTCGGTGAAAGCCAGGCGATGGTCGGCGAAGCCGCTGGCAAATTGGCCGAAGCCAATTCCGCGCCGCAACAAATTGCCGTCAGTCGCGCGCAGGTGGACACCGCCAGCGCGGACATTGCCGAGGCCGAAGCCGCCGTCGCACAAGCCGAACTGGACTTATCGCACACCAAAATTTATGCGCCGGAAGCAGGCACCGTCACCAAAAAAGGCTTTGCCGAAGGCACGCTGCTCGCGCCTGGCCAACCGTTGCTGGCGCTTGTGCCGGATGAGCTGTACGTCATTGCCAATTTCAAAGAGACGCAACTGACGCTGATGCGTCCCGGCCAACCGGTCGAAATCAAAGTGGATGCCTATCCGGGCAAAGTCTTCGCGGGCAAAGTGCAAAGCATCCAGGCCGGCAGCGGCGCGGCGTTCAGTTTGATGCCGCCGGAAAATGCCACTGGCAATTACGTCAAAGTTGTGCAGCGCGTCCCGGTCAAAATCGTCTTCACCGACCCCGTGGACAAAACCTTTCCGCTGGGCCCTGGAATGTCCGTCGAACCGGAAGTCAAAGTGAAATAA